One window of the Triticum dicoccoides isolate Atlit2015 ecotype Zavitan chromosome 3B, WEW_v2.0, whole genome shotgun sequence genome contains the following:
- the LOC119282540 gene encoding uncharacterized protein LOC119282540: MLPILRNMIIQLASLVESILAKRKYPRGTVAKEEFSMKELYIKLLPDKTPKLQVLILKVENRIPAQVVKTWTTVREIATECFERHNVNPNQGSRDFISCIGILTKNVQALLEGHPDQWDNTKKGGFLMESYAYSQQVSGRINKSELRWPVEDDGRTPWLLSQLILRGREKKVMYDKDFPNDCVKLCRHSYKHFKKLPNNIKASLGGSTDGLIHQIEVWSPRIWHILYVALHKPGSG; encoded by the exons ATGCTGCCCATCCTCAGAAATATGATCAT CCAACTTGCAAGTCTGGTGGAAAGTATTCTTGCTAAGCGCAAGTATCCCCGAGGTACCGTTGCAAAGGAAGAATTCTCAATGAAAGAGCTCTACATCAAGCTGCTTCCTGATAAGACACCTAAGCTGCAGGTGTTGATACTTAAGG TTGAAAACAGGATTCCAGCTCAGGTGGTGAAGACTTGGACAACTGTAAGGGAGATTGCTACAGAGTGCTTTGAACGCCATAATGTCAATCCAAACCAGGGAAGTAGAGACTTCATCTCTTGTATTGGGATTCTGACAAAAAATGTCCAAGCTCTTTTGGAGGGCCACCCGGACCAGTGGGACAATACGAAGAAAGGTGGGTTTCTCATGGAATCCTACGCGTACTCCCAGCAAGTGTCTGGTAGGATCAACAAGTCTGAATTGAGGTGGCCTGTGGAAGATGATGGAAGAACTCCGTGGTTGCTGTCGCAGTTAATTCTTCGGGGTCGAGAGAAGAAGGTGATGTATGACAAGGACTTTCCGAATGACTGTGTGAAACTATGCAGGCACAGCTACAAGCACTTCAAAAAATTGCCAAACAATATTAAG GCTAGTCTTGGAGGGAGTACAGATGGACTGATACATCAGATTGAAGTTTGGTCGCCTCGTATCTGGCACATCTTATATGTGGCACTTCACAAGCCCGGGTCAGGATAG